Proteins from one Amycolatopsis endophytica genomic window:
- a CDS encoding RNA polymerase-binding protein RbpA has translation MADRVLRGSRLGAVSYETDRNHDLAPRRTVRYACPKNHEFEVPFSDDAEIPSVWECRLHGSESEIVDGAQPEQKKVKPPRTHWDMLLERRSIPELEELLNERLAELKGRRTSKTA, from the coding sequence ATGGCCGACCGTGTTCTCCGTGGAAGCCGGCTGGGAGCGGTCAGCTACGAGACCGACCGCAATCACGATCTGGCCCCGCGCCGTACGGTGCGTTACGCGTGTCCCAAGAACCACGAGTTCGAGGTGCCCTTCTCCGACGACGCCGAGATCCCGTCGGTGTGGGAGTGCCGCCTGCACGGCAGCGAGTCCGAGATCGTCGATGGCGCGCAGCCCGAGCAGAAGAAGGTCAAGCCGCCGCGCACGCACTGGGACATGCTCCTGGAGCGGCGCAGCATCCCCGAGCTCGAGGAACTGCTGAACGAGCGTCTCGCTGAGCTGAAGGGACGGCGCACGTCCAAGACGGCGTAG
- a CDS encoding alpha/beta fold hydrolase, translating into MIDPLADPAASGGDPADAFDVIVPSLPGFGFPGPLTGFPDVNFWKVADLWHTLMTETLGYGKYAAGGCDIGGIVSSQLGHKYADSLYVESVFTGDELLTHATIYWVNNSIATSMRYYANANRHPWTPAHDRTPVVQAPVGLTLVTCENPPGIDGGDERVRAFETGPQGEWFNHVNVAAHERGGHFIPWENPQAWVSDLRRTFRGLRP; encoded by the coding sequence GTGATCGACCCGCTGGCCGATCCGGCCGCCTCCGGCGGTGACCCGGCCGACGCGTTCGACGTGATCGTGCCGTCCCTGCCCGGCTTCGGGTTCCCCGGGCCCCTCACCGGGTTCCCGGACGTCAACTTCTGGAAGGTCGCCGACCTCTGGCACACCCTGATGACCGAGACCCTGGGGTACGGCAAGTACGCCGCCGGGGGCTGCGACATCGGCGGCATCGTATCCAGCCAGCTCGGCCACAAGTACGCCGATTCGTTGTACGTGGAAAGTGTGTTCACCGGGGACGAGCTGCTCACCCACGCCACGATCTACTGGGTGAACAACTCCATCGCCACCTCGATGCGGTACTACGCCAACGCCAACCGCCACCCCTGGACGCCCGCCCACGACCGCACCCCGGTGGTGCAGGCGCCGGTCGGCCTCACCCTCGTGACGTGCGAGAACCCGCCGGGCATCGACGGTGGTGACGAGCGGGTCCGGGCGTTCGAGACCGGGCCACAGGGGGAGTGGTTCAACCACGTCAACGTAGCCGCCCACGAGCGCGGCGGCCACTTCATCCCGTGGGAGAACCCGCAGGCGTGGGTGAGCGACCTGCGGCGGACGTTCCGCGGGCTGCGGCCCTGA
- a CDS encoding epoxide hydrolase N-terminal domain-containing protein produces the protein MTFPLEPAPIHVPDEALDDLRTRLALTRAPLDEGNEDWSYGVPARYLGELVDYWRDGYDWRTAEAAVPGRSR, from the coding sequence ATGACCTTCCCGCTGGAACCGGCCCCGATCCACGTGCCCGACGAGGCACTGGACGACCTGCGGACCCGGCTCGCGCTCACCCGCGCGCCGCTGGACGAGGGCAACGAGGACTGGTCCTACGGGGTTCCGGCCCGCTACCTCGGCGAGCTGGTGGATTACTGGCGGGACGGTTACGACTGGCGCACGGCCGAGGCCGCGGTCCCCGGCCGATCCCGCTGA
- a CDS encoding polyprenol monophosphomannose synthase, which yields MAHAPRAARPIDPVLVVIPTYNERENLPLILDRLHRALPEVHALVVDDGSPDGTGDLADKIAAGDERVFVLHRTEKAGLGAAYVAGFRWGLERDYLTVIEMDADGSHAPEDLPRMLDALGDADLVLGSRYVPGGSLVNWPKHREVLSRLANLYARLALGVRIKDVTAGFRAYRREVLEKLPLEEIASRGYCFQIDLAWRTVRTGFEVVEVPITFTEREIGQSKMSGAIIREALLRVGLWGARHRYEQVRGLLRRA from the coding sequence ATGGCGCACGCGCCACGGGCGGCCCGGCCGATCGATCCGGTGCTGGTGGTGATCCCGACCTACAACGAGCGCGAGAACCTGCCGCTCATCCTGGACCGGCTGCACCGGGCGCTGCCGGAGGTGCACGCGCTGGTGGTCGACGACGGCAGCCCGGACGGCACCGGGGACCTGGCGGACAAGATCGCCGCCGGGGACGAGCGCGTGTTCGTGCTGCACCGCACCGAGAAGGCCGGCCTCGGCGCCGCGTATGTGGCCGGGTTCCGGTGGGGCCTGGAGCGCGACTACCTGACCGTCATCGAGATGGACGCCGACGGTTCCCACGCCCCCGAGGACCTGCCCCGGATGCTCGACGCGCTCGGCGACGCCGACCTCGTGCTCGGCTCCCGCTACGTGCCCGGCGGGAGCCTGGTGAACTGGCCGAAACACCGCGAGGTGCTCTCGCGCCTGGCCAACCTGTACGCGCGGCTGGCGCTGGGCGTGCGGATCAAGGACGTGACCGCCGGCTTCCGCGCGTACCGGCGCGAGGTGCTGGAAAAACTGCCGCTGGAGGAGATCGCCTCGCGCGGCTACTGCTTCCAGATCGACCTCGCGTGGCGGACGGTGCGCACCGGCTTCGAGGTCGTCGAGGTGCCGATCACCTTCACCGAACGCGAGATCGGCCAGTCCAAGATGAGCGGCGCGATCATCCGCGAAGCCCTGCTGCGGGTCGGGCTGTGGGGAGCGCGCCACCGGTACGAGCAGGTGCGCGGCCTGCTGAGGCGGGCATGA